A portion of the Chondrinema litorale genome contains these proteins:
- a CDS encoding TRAP transporter substrate-binding protein — MKLKLSPFNYILILLFFFTSCGKENDVRVIKLAHVLNPQHSVHRAMLFMADRVAEKSNGKLKLEIYHSGQLGSESQCLELLQIGSLGITKVSTASMEGFAPSYKVLGLPYIFRSKEHMYKVEDGPIGKRILKDGEKAWLRGLCFFDAGSRSFYTKDKPIEAPKDLDGMKIRVMKSITASKMVSELGASPMPLPFGELYTALQQGVVDGAENNPPSFYLTKHYEVCKYYTLNEHTSVPDVLVISTIIWDRLSEQEKQWLQEAANESVPVQREYWAESEAEALAAVKAAGVEVKQLTEEEKATFSDKVSVMYEDYKQDTLVYNLIQKIQAVE; from the coding sequence ATGAAACTGAAATTATCACCTTTCAACTACATACTCATTTTACTCTTCTTCTTTACCTCCTGTGGCAAAGAAAACGATGTAAGAGTAATTAAACTGGCACACGTTCTTAACCCTCAACACTCAGTTCACCGTGCAATGCTCTTCATGGCAGATAGAGTTGCTGAAAAATCTAATGGGAAACTAAAACTAGAAATTTACCATAGTGGGCAATTAGGCTCAGAAAGTCAGTGTCTTGAATTATTACAAATTGGCAGCTTAGGAATCACCAAAGTTTCTACCGCTTCTATGGAAGGTTTCGCACCAAGTTATAAAGTACTTGGTTTGCCTTACATCTTTAGAAGCAAAGAACATATGTATAAAGTTGAAGATGGTCCTATCGGTAAGAGAATCTTAAAAGATGGTGAAAAAGCATGGTTAAGAGGACTATGTTTTTTTGATGCAGGAAGCCGTAGCTTTTATACAAAAGACAAACCCATAGAAGCACCCAAAGACCTCGACGGAATGAAAATTAGGGTAATGAAAAGCATCACCGCCAGTAAAATGGTAAGTGAATTAGGCGCTTCTCCCATGCCCCTACCCTTTGGCGAGCTTTACACTGCTTTACAGCAAGGCGTAGTAGATGGCGCAGAAAATAATCCGCCAAGTTTTTACCTTACCAAACACTATGAGGTTTGTAAATACTATACGCTAAATGAACATACTTCTGTACCAGATGTATTGGTAATAAGCACCATTATATGGGATAGATTATCAGAGCAGGAAAAACAATGGTTACAGGAAGCTGCAAATGAATCTGTACCTGTACAAAGAGAGTACTGGGCAGAGTCTGAAGCAGAAGCACTGGCTGCTGTAAAAGCTGCTGGGGTTGAAGTAAAACAATTAACAGAAGAAGAAAAAGCTACATTCTCAGACAAAGTATCTGTGATGTACGAAGATTATAAGCAAGACACACTTGTATACAATCTGATACAAAAAATTCAGGCGGTTGAGTAG
- a CDS encoding peptidylprolyl isomerase, whose protein sequence is MKLVRFYTTKGEIEAELYTEDAPATVENFIELVEDGFYDGLVFHQYVHDTFVKTGCPDADGTGGPGYFIKSELNGMRQLHDIGVLSMCNAGLNTSGSQFVICLDRNNVAHLDGNHTCFGKVRNKSLDELYLIRRFDMIKKAELDELDDTVDPDAID, encoded by the coding sequence TTGAAATTAGTAAGATTTTATACTACAAAAGGAGAGATAGAGGCTGAACTATACACTGAAGATGCACCTGCTACTGTAGAAAATTTTATAGAGCTCGTTGAAGATGGATTTTATGACGGGCTTGTTTTCCATCAATATGTTCATGATACTTTTGTGAAAACCGGGTGCCCAGATGCAGATGGAACGGGGGGACCTGGTTATTTTATTAAGAGTGAACTAAATGGAATGAGGCAATTACACGATATAGGAGTGCTTTCCATGTGTAATGCAGGATTGAATACTTCTGGTTCTCAATTTGTAATTTGCCTTGATAGAAATAATGTTGCGCACCTTGACGGTAATCATACTTGTTTTGGCAAGGTGCGTAACAAAAGTTTGGATGAACTCTACCTTATCAGGCGTTTCGACATGATTAAAAAAGCCGAACTTGATGAACTTGATGATACAGTTGATCCGGATGCTATTGACTAG
- the uxaC gene encoding glucuronate isomerase gives MKKFLDKDFLLETETAQHLYHNHAASKPIIDYHCHIPPQDIANDRQFKNLTEIWLEGDHYKWRAMRTNGIDEKYCTGDVDPFQKFKKWAETVPYTLRNPLYHWTHMELQRYFGINDILNGSTAEKIYNEASEKLNTPEYSVRKLLKKMNVEVVCTTDDPADTLEFHKKIKEDGFDVKIAPAFRADKVLAIENIDAYHAYLEKLSEAADTNIASYNDLLSALKKRHDFFHDMGCRVSDHGLEYVYAKNYNNTEIKSIFNKVLIKAELKPKEIAKFKSAILVFLAEMDHEKGWVQQFHLGALRNNNSRMMRELGPDTGFDSIGDFEIGKPLATFLDRLDTNNKLAKTILYNLNPRDNELMATMIGNFNVGNTPGKIQFGSGWWFLDQKDGMEKQMNALSNMGMLSKFVGMLTDSRSFMSYPRHEYFRRILCNLFGNDVENGLLPNDMDLISQVVEDICYNNAKNYFNF, from the coding sequence ATGAAAAAATTTTTAGACAAAGATTTTTTGCTAGAAACCGAAACAGCACAACATCTTTACCACAATCATGCTGCCTCTAAGCCTATCATAGACTACCATTGCCATATACCTCCACAAGATATTGCCAATGACAGACAGTTTAAAAACCTTACAGAAATCTGGTTAGAAGGAGACCACTATAAGTGGCGTGCCATGCGTACTAATGGCATAGACGAGAAGTATTGCACGGGTGATGTAGATCCGTTCCAAAAGTTTAAGAAGTGGGCTGAGACCGTTCCATATACCCTAAGAAACCCATTATACCACTGGACTCACATGGAGTTACAGCGCTATTTTGGGATTAACGATATTTTAAATGGCAGTACTGCCGAAAAAATTTACAACGAAGCTTCTGAGAAGCTAAACACTCCTGAATACTCTGTAAGAAAGCTACTAAAAAAGATGAATGTAGAGGTTGTTTGCACAACCGACGATCCGGCAGATACTTTGGAGTTCCACAAGAAAATTAAAGAAGACGGCTTCGATGTTAAAATTGCACCGGCTTTCAGAGCTGATAAAGTGCTTGCTATAGAAAACATAGACGCTTACCACGCTTATTTAGAAAAGCTAAGCGAAGCAGCTGATACTAATATTGCTAGTTATAACGATTTACTCTCTGCCTTAAAGAAAAGACACGACTTTTTTCATGATATGGGATGCCGTGTTTCTGATCACGGTTTGGAATATGTATATGCAAAAAACTATAACAATACTGAGATTAAATCCATCTTTAACAAAGTATTGATTAAAGCTGAGCTAAAACCTAAAGAAATTGCCAAATTTAAATCTGCAATACTCGTATTTCTTGCAGAAATGGATCACGAAAAAGGTTGGGTGCAACAATTCCACCTTGGTGCTCTCAGAAACAACAACTCTAGAATGATGAGAGAACTTGGTCCTGATACTGGCTTCGATTCTATTGGCGATTTTGAAATTGGAAAACCACTAGCAACATTCCTCGACAGGCTAGACACCAACAACAAATTGGCGAAAACCATCCTTTATAACCTCAACCCAAGAGATAATGAGCTAATGGCTACCATGATCGGTAACTTTAATGTAGGCAATACTCCGGGTAAAATTCAATTTGGTTCTGGCTGGTGGTTTCTCGACCAAAAAGACGGAATGGAAAAGCAAATGAATGCACTTTCTAACATGGGAATGTTAAGTAAATTTGTAGGAATGCTCACCGATTCTAGAAGCTTTATGTCTTACCCAAGACACGAATACTTCAGAAGAATCCTCTGCAACTTATTTGGAAACGATGTAGAAAATGGCCTCCTACCGAACGATATGGACTTAATATCGCAGGTAGTAGAAGACATTTGTTACAACAACGCTAAAAACTACTTCAACTTCTAG
- a CDS encoding tagaturonate reductase, whose amino-acid sequence MALKRLNRSLVATNVLPEKVLQFGEGNFLRAFVNWCIETMNKKGLLNAGVVVVQPIEQGLVEMLNEQDGLYTLYLNGIKKGEAVSEHQIIDCITRGLNPYSQYAEYLKTAENPEMEFVISNTTEAGITFKGETPASGETPESFPGKLTAWLKHRFEFFNGAEDKGVTIIPCELINHNGKMLKENILKYADHWQLSDDFKKWVEESCSFYNTLVDRIVPGYPREKAAELCEDLGYEDKLIVEGEQFHLWVIEGPETIKEKLPADIAGLNVIFTDNQAPYRSRKVRILNGAHTSMVPVGLLAGEETVKDVLDNESLTQFVETAIFNEIVPTLDLNINELNTFANEVLDRFRNPYVKHFLLSISLNSHAKYNTRILPSVIEYQKRKGELPKRLVFALAALIQLFRDKDGKFGDSLNDDKEVLALYKEIKDNNITDYSTIVDKVFGLDSVWNGSLNQIEGLKEMVVEDLKAIDEKGIDSALSEI is encoded by the coding sequence ATGGCATTAAAAAGACTTAACAGAAGTCTGGTAGCGACTAATGTCTTGCCAGAAAAAGTATTACAATTTGGAGAAGGAAACTTTTTAAGAGCCTTTGTAAACTGGTGTATCGAAACCATGAACAAAAAAGGCTTATTAAATGCGGGTGTTGTAGTGGTTCAACCAATTGAACAAGGTTTAGTAGAGATGTTAAACGAGCAAGATGGCCTTTACACACTGTATTTAAATGGTATAAAAAAGGGAGAAGCAGTAAGTGAACATCAAATAATCGACTGTATTACCAGAGGTTTAAACCCATATTCTCAGTATGCAGAATATTTAAAAACTGCCGAAAACCCCGAAATGGAGTTTGTTATATCAAACACCACAGAAGCTGGAATTACTTTTAAAGGTGAAACTCCGGCATCTGGTGAAACCCCAGAAAGTTTTCCGGGCAAGTTAACAGCTTGGTTAAAACATCGCTTTGAGTTCTTTAATGGTGCAGAAGATAAAGGTGTTACCATTATACCATGTGAGCTTATCAACCACAATGGTAAAATGCTCAAAGAAAACATTCTAAAATATGCAGATCACTGGCAGTTAAGTGATGACTTTAAGAAATGGGTAGAAGAAAGCTGCTCATTCTATAACACACTGGTTGACAGAATTGTACCGGGTTATCCAAGAGAAAAAGCGGCTGAGCTATGCGAAGACTTAGGTTATGAAGATAAACTAATTGTAGAAGGTGAGCAATTCCATTTGTGGGTAATTGAAGGACCAGAAACTATCAAAGAGAAACTTCCGGCAGACATCGCTGGTTTAAATGTGATATTTACTGATAACCAAGCACCGTATAGAAGTAGAAAAGTAAGAATCTTAAATGGAGCACATACATCTATGGTTCCAGTTGGTTTACTAGCAGGTGAAGAAACTGTTAAAGATGTGCTTGATAATGAGTCACTTACTCAATTTGTAGAGACTGCCATTTTTAATGAGATTGTTCCAACGCTTGATTTAAACATAAACGAGCTAAATACTTTTGCTAACGAAGTACTAGACAGGTTTAGAAATCCATATGTTAAGCACTTTCTCTTAAGTATTTCATTAAACTCTCATGCTAAATACAACACCAGAATTCTTCCATCTGTAATTGAATATCAGAAAAGAAAAGGAGAACTTCCAAAAAGGTTAGTATTTGCATTAGCTGCTCTAATCCAATTATTTAGAGATAAAGATGGCAAGTTTGGCGATTCTTTAAACGACGACAAAGAAGTACTTGCCCTTTACAAAGAAATAAAGGATAACAATATTACAGACTATTCAACCATTGTTGACAAAGTATTCGGATTGGATTCTGTTTGGAATGGCAGCCTAAATCAAATAGAAGGCTTAAAAGAAATGGTAGTTGAAGATTTAAAAGCTATTGATGAGAAAGGTATTGATTCAGCTCTATCAGAAATTTAA
- a CDS encoding TRAP transporter small permease, producing MKEKIDSLLGKTLTVIMGLMVLNVLLQVFARFMRIQVDFTEEVAGFLLIWVGLLGASYATGKGMHLAIDLLPRSKSVEAQKKFNIVINLIVLLFALSVMVIGGFRLVYITLSLNQLSPVLEIPKGYIYLVLPLSGFLIMYYSIINMKKENPFGE from the coding sequence ATGAAAGAAAAAATTGATAGCTTATTAGGCAAGACCCTCACTGTGATAATGGGTTTAATGGTACTAAACGTGCTGCTACAGGTTTTTGCCAGATTTATGAGAATTCAGGTAGACTTTACAGAAGAAGTAGCAGGCTTTCTGCTAATATGGGTTGGTTTACTCGGAGCCAGTTACGCAACTGGTAAGGGTATGCATTTGGCAATTGATCTACTCCCAAGAAGTAAAAGCGTAGAAGCTCAAAAGAAATTCAATATAGTTATCAACCTTATTGTCTTACTATTTGCATTATCTGTAATGGTAATTGGCGGATTCAGACTAGTATATATCACACTTTCTCTTAATCAACTCTCACCTGTACTGGAAATCCCTAAAGGTTACATTTATCTGGTGTTGCCGCTAAGTGGTTTCCTAATCATGTATTACAGCATCATCAACATGAAAAAAGAAAATCCTTTTGGAGAATAA
- a CDS encoding UxaA family hydrolase: MKNKVLKVHKDDNVLVALTNLKKGEVISFEGIDYELLEDIKQKHKFNTVAFEAGDIIVMYGVPVGKAVQSISKGSMLTTFNVKHYANEYGNKKEQKEWIAPDVSKFSSKTFNGFYRTDGKVGTANYWLLIPLVFCENRNIGAIAEILSEELGYSKGRDYNINVKSLVDQYQSGASIDDLVAEDILMTPEQQKRNRVFPNIDGIKILTHEGGCGGTRMDSEVLCSLLAGYITNPNVAGATILSLGCQNAQPEILEKEITKRNPDFDKPVFLLEQQKSKSEADLIAEAVKKTFTGLIEANKNERKPAPLSKLIVGLECGGSDGFSGISANPAVGHAADLVVALGGTVILSEFPELCGVEQELSDRCITEELSEKFTSLMTNYNKQAIAVGSGFDANPSPGNIKDGLITDAIKSAGAAKKGGTSPVMDVLDYTETAEKPGLNLLCTPGNDVESTTGLAGSGANVILFTTGLGTPTGNPIAPTIKISSNTELYNRMNDVIDVNAGTIISGEDTIETKGEEILEKIIAIASGELVPHAVRLGQDDFIPWKRGVSL, encoded by the coding sequence ATGAAAAATAAAGTATTAAAAGTTCATAAAGATGATAATGTGCTGGTTGCACTAACAAATCTTAAAAAGGGTGAGGTAATTTCTTTCGAAGGAATTGACTATGAGCTACTAGAAGACATTAAACAAAAACATAAATTTAATACAGTAGCATTCGAAGCAGGTGATATTATTGTGATGTATGGTGTACCTGTTGGCAAAGCTGTGCAAAGTATTTCTAAAGGCTCTATGCTTACTACTTTTAATGTAAAGCATTATGCAAACGAGTACGGAAACAAAAAAGAACAAAAAGAATGGATTGCTCCTGATGTAAGTAAGTTCAGCAGCAAAACATTTAATGGATTTTATAGAACAGATGGCAAAGTTGGTACGGCAAACTATTGGTTATTAATTCCATTAGTTTTTTGTGAAAACAGAAATATTGGAGCCATTGCAGAGATTTTATCAGAAGAACTAGGCTATTCTAAAGGTAGAGACTACAACATCAACGTAAAATCTTTGGTAGATCAATACCAATCTGGTGCTTCTATTGACGACTTAGTAGCTGAGGATATTCTGATGACACCAGAACAGCAAAAACGCAATAGAGTTTTCCCTAATATAGATGGAATAAAAATACTCACCCACGAAGGTGGTTGTGGTGGTACCCGAATGGACTCCGAAGTTTTGTGTTCATTATTAGCAGGATATATTACAAACCCAAATGTTGCCGGAGCTACTATTTTGAGCCTTGGTTGTCAAAATGCTCAACCCGAAATTCTTGAGAAAGAAATAACTAAAAGAAATCCAGATTTCGACAAGCCAGTTTTCTTGCTTGAACAACAAAAAAGCAAATCAGAAGCAGACTTAATTGCAGAAGCAGTTAAAAAAACATTTACTGGTTTAATAGAAGCCAATAAAAATGAAAGAAAACCTGCTCCCCTATCTAAACTGATTGTTGGTTTAGAATGTGGTGGTTCCGATGGTTTTTCTGGTATCTCAGCAAACCCTGCTGTAGGACATGCTGCAGACTTAGTAGTGGCACTTGGAGGTACTGTTATCTTATCTGAATTTCCAGAACTATGTGGTGTTGAACAAGAATTAAGTGATCGTTGTATTACCGAGGAACTTTCAGAAAAATTCACTTCTTTAATGACCAACTACAACAAGCAAGCAATTGCAGTAGGCTCTGGTTTTGATGCCAATCCATCTCCGGGAAACATTAAAGATGGTCTCATTACAGATGCGATCAAATCTGCCGGGGCAGCAAAGAAAGGTGGTACATCTCCTGTAATGGATGTTTTAGATTACACTGAAACAGCCGAAAAACCAGGGTTAAACCTTTTATGTACACCAGGAAATGATGTAGAATCAACTACTGGACTTGCTGGTTCAGGTGCTAATGTAATACTCTTCACAACTGGTTTAGGAACACCAACAGGTAACCCTATAGCTCCAACAATTAAAATTTCATCAAACACAGAATTGTATAATAGAATGAATGATGTGATTGATGTAAATGCAGGAACCATTATAAGTGGAGAAGATACTATAGAGACCAAAGGAGAAGAGATTCTTGAAAAGATAATTGCAATAGCTAGTGGAGAACTTGTTCCCCATGCAGTAAGGCTAGGTCAAGACGATTTCATCCCGTGGAAACGTGGAGTATCACTTTAA
- a CDS encoding TRAP transporter large permease, with translation MEIFEILVLVVSFVVLLTIGVPIAYSIGISAVITMLVSIYPLPAVTTIAQRMATGLESFTLLAIPFFILAGQLMNRGGIASRLIDFAKVLVGMLPGGLAFVNIVACMLFGAISGSAVAAASAIGGFMNSRMEEEGYDKSFSAAVNITSSTTGMIIPPSNILIVYSLASGGASIGALFLAGYLPGILVGLMLMVVAGVFAYRHKYPTSESASISEGLKKMLNALPSLFLLVVVIGGIVAGYFTATEASAIAVLYTFILALLYKEISFKDVPSILLDTVSTTSIVLLLIATSIGMSWVMSYENIPQAVSEALLSISDNKIVVLLLINVILLIVGIFMDMTPAVLIFTPIFLPVVTELGIDPVHFGIIMVLNLSIGLCTPPVGSVLFVGCSVANVKIEKVIKPLIPLFIAMIVALILVTYVPEISLWLPAIFDL, from the coding sequence ATGGAGATATTTGAAATACTGGTACTGGTCGTCAGTTTTGTAGTGTTGCTTACAATTGGTGTTCCGATTGCATATAGTATTGGTATTTCGGCAGTAATTACCATGTTGGTAAGTATTTACCCCCTACCTGCAGTTACTACCATTGCCCAACGTATGGCCACTGGTCTAGAAAGCTTTACTCTTTTGGCAATTCCTTTCTTTATTCTCGCGGGGCAATTAATGAATCGGGGCGGCATTGCATCACGGCTTATAGACTTCGCCAAAGTATTAGTGGGAATGTTACCCGGCGGTTTAGCATTTGTAAACATTGTTGCTTGTATGCTTTTTGGAGCTATTTCTGGTTCAGCAGTAGCAGCCGCTTCTGCTATTGGTGGTTTTATGAATAGCCGCATGGAAGAAGAAGGATACGACAAATCTTTTTCAGCAGCGGTAAACATTACCTCTTCTACCACAGGTATGATCATCCCTCCTAGTAACATCCTAATTGTATATTCACTTGCATCGGGTGGAGCTTCAATTGGAGCTTTGTTCTTAGCAGGTTATTTACCAGGAATTTTAGTGGGTTTAATGCTTATGGTTGTGGCTGGTGTATTTGCATATAGACATAAATACCCAACCTCAGAGTCAGCTTCAATCTCAGAAGGATTAAAAAAAATGCTCAATGCTTTACCAAGTCTTTTTCTCTTGGTAGTTGTAATTGGAGGAATTGTAGCAGGATATTTTACAGCAACTGAAGCTTCTGCCATTGCAGTATTATATACCTTTATTCTAGCATTACTTTACAAAGAAATATCATTTAAAGATGTACCAAGCATCTTATTAGACACCGTATCTACTACGTCTATTGTACTATTGCTCATTGCCACTTCAATTGGTATGTCGTGGGTAATGTCTTACGAAAACATTCCTCAGGCAGTAAGTGAAGCACTTCTATCTATTAGTGATAATAAGATAGTTGTATTACTACTAATTAATGTGATTCTACTAATTGTTGGAATCTTTATGGATATGACTCCAGCAGTTTTAATATTCACACCTATTTTCTTACCAGTAGTTACAGAACTTGGAATAGATCCAGTTCATTTTGGAATTATCATGGTACTCAACCTAAGTATCGGTCTGTGTACTCCTCCTGTAGGAAGTGTACTATTTGTAGGTTGTAGTGTTGCCAATGTGAAAATCGAAAAAGTGATCAAACCGCTTATACCATTGTTTATAGCAATGATTGTTGCACTTATACTAGTAACATACGTTCCAGAAATCAGCTTATGGTTACCAGCTATTTTTGATCTATAA
- a CDS encoding sugar kinase, with translation MGKKVVTFGEIMLRLATPGYLRFAQTDSFTATYGGGEANVAVSLANYGFSPAFVTRLPKNDIGDAALMSLRKYGVDTSYIARGGDRVGIYFLETGAVSRGSKVVYDRANSALAEIDTDMIDWDAVFDGAEWFHWTGITPAVSEGAAKVCLQAIKKANEKGITVSTDLNYRKNLWKWGKKAGEVMVDLVEGCDIILGNEEDAEKVFGIHPEGVDVTAGHVEGAAYKSVGTQLMEKFPRAKKIIITLRGSINANHNSWSGVLWDGETLYEAPTYQITHIVDRVGGGDSFMGGLICGLLTYPEDDQKALNFAVAASCLKHTIYGDFNLVTLDEVEKLMSGDASGRVSR, from the coding sequence ATGGGAAAGAAAGTAGTAACTTTTGGTGAAATAATGTTACGTCTGGCTACGCCAGGATATTTACGCTTTGCACAAACTGATTCTTTTACAGCAACTTATGGAGGTGGAGAAGCTAATGTGGCAGTATCACTTGCGAATTATGGTTTCAGCCCTGCATTTGTAACAAGACTTCCCAAAAACGATATAGGCGATGCTGCCCTAATGTCTTTAAGAAAATATGGTGTAGATACTAGCTACATTGCTAGAGGTGGTGACCGTGTAGGTATTTATTTCTTAGAAACTGGTGCCGTAAGCCGTGGAAGTAAAGTAGTTTACGATAGAGCTAACTCTGCACTTGCTGAGATAGATACAGATATGATAGACTGGGATGCTGTTTTTGATGGTGCTGAGTGGTTCCACTGGACAGGTATTACTCCTGCTGTTTCAGAAGGTGCTGCAAAAGTTTGTTTACAGGCGATTAAGAAAGCAAACGAAAAAGGCATTACAGTTTCTACTGACCTAAACTATAGAAAAAACCTTTGGAAATGGGGCAAAAAAGCTGGTGAAGTAATGGTAGATTTAGTAGAAGGTTGCGATATTATTCTAGGTAATGAAGAAGATGCGGAAAAAGTATTTGGCATTCATCCAGAAGGTGTAGATGTAACTGCTGGCCATGTTGAAGGTGCTGCTTACAAATCTGTAGGTACTCAGCTTATGGAAAAATTCCCAAGAGCTAAAAAAATCATTATTACACTAAGAGGTTCAATTAATGCAAACCACAACTCTTGGTCTGGTGTATTGTGGGATGGAGAAACTCTTTACGAAGCTCCTACTTACCAAATCACGCACATTGTAGACCGTGTTGGTGGTGGTGACTCTTTCATGGGAGGCCTTATCTGTGGTTTACTCACTTACCCAGAAGACGACCAAAAAGCACTAAACTTTGCTGTTGCGGCATCTTGCCTAAAACATACAATCTATGGTGATTTTAACTTGGTAACTCTAGACGAAGTAGAGAAATTAATGAGTGGTGATGCTTCTGGTAGAGTTTCCAGATAA
- a CDS encoding YqiA/YcfP family alpha/beta fold hydrolase, with product MNILYLHGLDSFPDPGKIEILESRGHTVTSLHLEYRKQVDAFDIIYKEAVRNQIEYVVASSVGGYYGYWLGHKLEVDQLLFNPAMPFRSVRVQNHNITEKPTVGSYVVLGAHDEIIPSNLNVNYFNSKENTRLITCQWLGHRVDLQTFMEMTNWAGL from the coding sequence ATGAATATTCTTTATTTACACGGACTCGACAGTTTTCCTGACCCGGGGAAAATTGAGATACTTGAGTCTAGAGGCCATACAGTTACCAGCTTACACCTTGAATATCGCAAACAAGTAGATGCATTTGATATTATATATAAAGAAGCTGTTAGAAACCAAATAGAATATGTTGTAGCCAGCTCTGTTGGCGGATACTATGGTTATTGGTTAGGTCATAAACTCGAAGTAGATCAGTTGCTATTTAATCCAGCAATGCCATTCAGGTCTGTAAGAGTACAAAACCATAATATTACTGAAAAACCTACTGTAGGTAGTTATGTAGTATTAGGTGCACACGATGAAATAATTCCATCAAACCTGAATGTAAATTACTTTAATTCTAAGGAAAATACCCGATTAATTACCTGCCAGTGGCTTGGTCATAGAGTTGATCTTCAAACCTTTATGGAAATGACTAACTGGGCTGGTCTTTAA
- a CDS encoding bifunctional 4-hydroxy-2-oxoglutarate aldolase/2-dehydro-3-deoxy-phosphogluconate aldolase yields MARFTRIEVALKMKETGMVPVFYNKDIEICKKVLKACYDGGVRVFEFTNRGDYAHEVFSELNKYAAKELPEMIMGVGSVVDPGTTSLYIQLGTNFVVSPVLSAEMAKVCNRRKIAWSPGCGSLTEISYAEELGAEVVKIFPGTEVGGPSFVKAVKGPFPWTSIMPTGGVSPSEENLTKWFSAGVHCVGMGSQLITKDIIESGNYDELTKRSQSALAIIKAVRGV; encoded by the coding sequence ATGGCAAGATTCACAAGAATTGAAGTAGCATTAAAAATGAAGGAAACAGGTATGGTACCTGTTTTCTATAATAAAGATATAGAAATTTGTAAAAAGGTATTAAAAGCCTGTTACGATGGTGGTGTAAGAGTTTTCGAATTTACCAACAGAGGCGACTATGCTCATGAGGTATTTTCAGAACTAAACAAATATGCAGCTAAAGAACTTCCTGAAATGATTATGGGCGTAGGCTCTGTAGTAGACCCAGGAACTACCTCATTATACATCCAGTTAGGAACCAACTTTGTAGTTTCTCCGGTACTTAGTGCTGAGATGGCAAAAGTATGTAACAGAAGAAAGATTGCATGGTCGCCAGGTTGCGGTTCTTTAACAGAAATATCTTATGCTGAAGAACTAGGAGCTGAAGTTGTAAAAATATTCCCAGGAACTGAGGTTGGAGGTCCAAGCTTTGTAAAAGCAGTTAAAGGTCCTTTTCCTTGGACAAGCATAATGCCTACTGGTGGCGTTTCGCCAAGCGAAGAAAATCTAACAAAATGGTTCAGTGCAGGGGTTCATTGCGTGGGTATGGGTTCTCAACTCATTACTAAAGACATCATCGAGAGTGGAAATTACGATGAGCTCACTAAGAGAAGCCAAAGTGCTCTAGCTATTATAAAAGCGGTAAGGGGTGTTTAA
- a CDS encoding response regulator transcription factor codes for MNKKAKVLLVEDDRIIAKLVKRYLDIRNYDVVYCDNGKAGFNAFNNYSFDICIFDVMMPYKDGFTLAQEVRKLDEYVPILFITSKTLAKDKIKAFKIGADDYLTKPFDMEELLLRIEVIMKRQQNKPKSSTIEDEESAKLAIGNYTLDVPYQKLYLGDSEEFRKLTARETELLHFLFKHRNDLIRREYILQEVWQNDDYYAGRSLDVFMSRLRKYLKDDPAIQIINVHAIGFKFIVP; via the coding sequence ATGAATAAGAAAGCAAAAGTACTACTGGTAGAAGATGACAGAATAATTGCCAAGTTGGTAAAGAGATATCTTGACATCAGAAATTACGATGTAGTATATTGTGATAATGGTAAAGCAGGGTTCAATGCATTTAATAACTACAGTTTTGATATTTGCATTTTTGATGTGATGATGCCTTATAAAGACGGATTTACATTAGCGCAAGAAGTTAGAAAATTAGATGAGTATGTTCCTATTTTATTCATTACTTCGAAAACTCTCGCTAAAGACAAAATCAAAGCTTTTAAAATTGGAGCAGACGATTACCTAACCAAGCCTTTCGATATGGAAGAATTACTTCTAAGAATTGAAGTAATTATGAAAAGGCAACAAAACAAACCTAAGTCTTCTACAATTGAGGATGAAGAGAGCGCCAAATTAGCAATTGGTAATTACACATTAGATGTGCCTTACCAAAAATTGTATTTAGGCGATAGTGAGGAGTTTAGAAAGTTAACTGCCAGAGAGACAGAGCTACTACATTTCCTTTTCAAGCACAGAAATGATCTTATCAGAAGAGAATATATTCTTCAGGAAGTGTGGCAAAATGATGATTATTATGCAGGCAGAAGCCTTGATGTGTTTATGTCGAGACTTAGAAAATATTTGAAAGACGATCCTGCTATACAAATCATTAATGTGCATGCAATAGGATTCAAATTTATTGTTCCTTGA